In one Candidatus Binatia bacterium genomic region, the following are encoded:
- a CDS encoding glycosyltransferase has product MRQATAKLAYLFPVFPVFHQTFVLWEVMGLRRHGVRPKIYSLRRAGRLQQPEGGAIMSEVTYLPPVWSSPVRKANWRLLRTGVRRYLSLYAQVWNAWRTGDDIRHNAGWAKATVSWHEGLRGWFNSQPLLYLLKSWFLVPSAAYLAEELSAEGITHLHVHWASYPATVAYIVQLISGLPFSISAHAYDIYMVQRMLPAKIGSARFVVTCARTNAAFLRRLAGAGADGKVVVNYHGVDVNRFVPAWRQPNAGEPLRIVSCGQLERYKGMHVLVEACATLRRRGVALECFIVGEGPRRQQLQQQIRDRGLTGTVHLLGSRPHAEVAELYRKADVFVLASELAGKSGRRDVIANVIVEAMAAGLPVVVSHIPGVEELVEDGVSGYLVPPNQVEGFALALENLANRPEDRLRCGHAARQRIERDFDSGKNVRLLAELLLTPPEEDGQRPMLAAALQPVGQTLQRTGSTSAVPEMATASRVGKDHPEMFPITDTAAKEG; this is encoded by the coding sequence GTGAGACAAGCAACGGCCAAGCTGGCGTACCTGTTTCCGGTCTTTCCCGTGTTCCATCAAACATTTGTCCTGTGGGAAGTGATGGGACTACGGCGGCACGGCGTGCGCCCGAAGATTTATTCACTGCGCCGCGCGGGTCGGCTCCAGCAGCCCGAGGGCGGCGCGATCATGAGCGAGGTGACATACTTGCCGCCAGTGTGGTCGTCGCCGGTCCGAAAGGCGAACTGGCGCCTGCTGCGGACAGGTGTGCGCCGCTACCTTTCTCTTTATGCGCAAGTTTGGAATGCATGGAGGACCGGAGATGATATCCGGCACAATGCCGGGTGGGCGAAGGCGACAGTCTCATGGCACGAGGGGCTGCGTGGTTGGTTCAACAGTCAACCGCTCTTGTACTTACTCAAATCGTGGTTTCTCGTGCCCAGCGCGGCTTACCTGGCTGAGGAGCTCAGCGCCGAGGGGATCACGCATCTGCATGTCCACTGGGCGAGTTACCCTGCGACCGTAGCCTACATTGTACAACTCATTTCAGGCCTGCCGTTCAGTATCAGTGCGCACGCCTATGACATTTATATGGTCCAGCGAATGCTCCCCGCCAAAATTGGTTCAGCCCGCTTCGTCGTTACCTGCGCAAGGACCAATGCGGCTTTCCTGCGACGGTTGGCAGGAGCCGGTGCCGACGGCAAAGTTGTTGTCAACTACCACGGCGTTGACGTCAACCGCTTTGTCCCCGCGTGGCGTCAGCCGAATGCCGGAGAGCCGCTGCGCATCGTATCGTGCGGCCAGCTGGAACGCTACAAAGGTATGCACGTTCTGGTTGAGGCGTGCGCGACATTGCGCCGCCGCGGTGTGGCGCTAGAGTGCTTTATCGTTGGCGAGGGACCGCGGCGGCAGCAGTTGCAGCAACAAATTAGGGACCGAGGTTTGACCGGGACCGTTCATTTGCTCGGATCTCGACCGCACGCCGAGGTGGCGGAACTCTACCGCAAAGCCGACGTGTTTGTGTTGGCGAGCGAGCTGGCCGGAAAATCTGGACGCCGCGATGTCATTGCCAACGTGATCGTGGAGGCGATGGCTGCAGGCCTGCCCGTAGTCGTTTCGCACATCCCGGGAGTTGAAGAACTGGTGGAGGATGGCGTGAGCGGCTACCTGGTACCGCCGAATCAGGTGGAGGGGTTCGCGTTGGCGCTGGAAAACCTTGCAAACCGGCCTGAAGATCGCCTGCGCTGCGGCCACGCGGCGCGGCAGCGTATCGAGCGTGATTTCGATAGCGGCAAGAACGTGCGGCTGCTTGCGGAGTTGCTGCTTACGCCACCCGAGGAGGACGGACAGCGGCCGATGCTTGCTGCCGCGCTTCAGCCCGTCGGACAGACGCTTCAGCGGACGGGCTCAACGTCGGCTGTCCCTGAGATGGCGACTGCAAGTCGGGTCGGCAAGGACCATCCGGAAATGTTTCCGATAACCGACACCGCCGCAAAAGAAGGGTAA
- a CDS encoding DegT/DnrJ/EryC1/StrS aminotransferase family protein: protein MGAKASQSAGKGEEHRDVPFYRPDIGDEEIAAVVETLRSGWLTIGPRTQEFERAFAQAIGAPHAVAVNSCTAALHLALDALDLKPGDEVITSTLTFTATGATIVHAGGRPQLVDVTPDTLNLDPADVARKITSRTRAIVPVHFAGHPAAMDELLGIARQHRLTVVEDAAHALPASYRGKSIGTIGDVTAFSFYATKNMTTGEGGMLTMSDGELAERLQTRRLHGMSRNAWRRYSSEGSWRYDVSYPGFKYNMTDMAAAMGLVQLRRLPALSRRRQQIAALYTELLADLPQLQLPTARAEVDHAWHLYVVRMQPDRLRLHRDAVIEELKAAGVATGVHFIPLHLHSYYSNAFGYRPADFPVASAAAETILSLPLFTLMSDEEVRYVAATLRRILDANRR, encoded by the coding sequence ATGGGCGCCAAGGCCAGTCAATCTGCCGGGAAGGGCGAAGAACATCGAGACGTACCGTTCTACCGCCCCGACATCGGTGACGAAGAAATCGCCGCGGTAGTTGAGACGCTACGCTCCGGGTGGCTGACCATCGGGCCGCGGACGCAGGAATTCGAACGTGCATTCGCCCAAGCCATCGGCGCCCCGCATGCTGTCGCCGTGAATTCGTGCACCGCGGCGCTGCACTTGGCGTTGGATGCCCTCGATCTCAAGCCCGGCGACGAGGTGATCACGAGCACCCTCACCTTTACCGCTACCGGCGCCACCATCGTGCACGCGGGCGGACGCCCGCAGCTGGTCGATGTCACGCCGGACACGCTGAACTTGGACCCCGCCGACGTCGCCCGCAAGATCACCTCCCGCACGCGTGCCATCGTGCCGGTTCACTTCGCCGGGCATCCTGCTGCCATGGATGAGCTGCTGGGCATCGCCCGGCAGCACCGTCTGACCGTGGTGGAAGACGCCGCACATGCGCTTCCCGCGAGCTACCGTGGGAAGTCGATCGGGACGATCGGAGATGTCACCGCCTTTAGTTTCTATGCGACGAAAAACATGACGACCGGTGAAGGCGGCATGCTGACGATGTCCGACGGGGAATTAGCGGAGCGCCTGCAAACCCGGCGGCTGCACGGCATGAGCCGTAACGCCTGGCGGCGCTACAGCAGCGAAGGGTCATGGCGTTACGATGTGTCGTACCCCGGTTTCAAGTACAACATGACGGACATGGCCGCCGCCATGGGGCTGGTGCAGCTGCGGCGGCTGCCGGCGTTGTCCCGGCGCAGACAGCAGATCGCCGCCTTGTATACGGAACTGCTGGCCGATCTGCCGCAACTGCAGCTGCCGACGGCCCGGGCAGAGGTCGATCACGCCTGGCATTTGTACGTGGTTCGGATGCAGCCGGACCGGCTGCGCCTGCACCGCGATGCCGTCATCGAGGAGTTGAAGGCCGCCGGTGTCGCGACGGGGGTCCATTTCATTCCGCTCCACCTACATTCCTACTACAGCAACGCCTTCGGCTACCGGCCCGCGGACTTTCCCGTCGCCAGCGCCGCCGCCGAGACGATTCTCTCCCTCCCCCTGTTTACCTTGATGTCGGATGAAGAAGTGCGCTACGTAGCAGCAACGCTGCGGAGAATCCTCGATGCAAACAGACGCTGA